A single region of the Variovorax paradoxus genome encodes:
- a CDS encoding YicC/YloC family endoribonuclease, whose product MPVYSMTGYASGQNGPVGSHSEAEARPSAAGRLGVEIRSVNSRFLDLTFKLPEELRQHETALRELLTGKLKRGKVEVRAAIENTAQGGIAEPSVKLLQRLNGVQDGIKAWLPGARELSVADVLRLAGGDGTTRGDWGSDLLDVAGKALEALMSARQREGARLAKMLEAHLAQLRTLVEQAGPLIPQLVEQQRARFLERWQEAMGLTGGTLPEAAQDRALNEATAFAIRIDVAEELTRLNSHLDEIERLLKKGGEIGKRLDFLIQELHREANTLGSKSAALELTRIGVDMKVLIEQMREQVQNIE is encoded by the coding sequence ATGCCAGTTTACAGCATGACCGGCTATGCCAGTGGCCAGAACGGCCCCGTTGGCAGCCACTCCGAAGCCGAAGCACGGCCTAGCGCCGCAGGCCGACTCGGGGTCGAAATACGCTCGGTCAACAGCCGCTTTCTCGACCTCACATTCAAGCTGCCGGAAGAACTGCGCCAGCATGAAACCGCACTGCGCGAGCTGCTCACGGGCAAGCTGAAGCGCGGCAAGGTCGAGGTGCGGGCCGCCATCGAAAACACGGCCCAGGGCGGCATTGCCGAACCCTCGGTCAAGCTGCTGCAGCGGCTGAACGGCGTGCAGGACGGCATCAAGGCCTGGCTGCCCGGCGCCCGCGAACTGAGCGTGGCCGACGTATTGCGGCTGGCCGGCGGCGACGGCACCACCCGCGGCGACTGGGGCAGCGACCTGCTCGACGTGGCCGGCAAGGCGCTGGAAGCGCTGATGTCCGCCCGCCAGCGCGAAGGCGCGCGGCTCGCCAAGATGCTGGAAGCCCATCTGGCCCAGTTGCGTACGCTGGTCGAACAGGCCGGCCCGCTGATTCCGCAACTGGTCGAGCAGCAGCGCGCGCGCTTCCTGGAGCGCTGGCAAGAGGCCATGGGCCTGACGGGCGGCACCCTGCCCGAGGCGGCGCAAGACCGGGCGCTGAACGAAGCCACGGCTTTTGCGATTCGCATCGACGTGGCGGAAGAGCTCACGCGCCTCAATTCGCACCTGGACGAAATCGAGCGGCTGCTGAAGAAGGGCGGCGAAATCGGCAAGCGGCTGGACTTTTTGATCCAGGAGCTGCACCGGGAGGCCAATACACTGGGCTCCAAGTCCGCAGCGCTGGAGCTCACCCGCATTGGCGTGGACATGAAGGTGCTGATCGAGCAGATGCGCGAACAGGTACAAAACATCGAATGA
- the gmk gene encoding guanylate kinase, producing MDYPGNIFVVAAPSGAGKSSLVKALMELDTAVQPSVSHTTRPPRGQEKHGREYFFTSPSEFDAMIAADGFVEWAHVHGHRYGTSKKAIEERIVQGADVILEIDFQGAIQIRKTFANAVMIFILPPSWEELRSRLERRGEDSAAVIELRLKNAAEEMARAGEFDFVIINELFERALFDLKAIVHAQRLRYSAQRRARADTFAALNIP from the coding sequence ATGGACTATCCAGGCAACATCTTTGTCGTGGCGGCACCCAGCGGTGCCGGCAAATCGAGCCTGGTCAAAGCGCTCATGGAACTGGACACGGCCGTTCAGCCCTCGGTTTCGCACACCACCCGGCCGCCGCGCGGGCAAGAAAAACACGGCCGGGAGTACTTTTTTACCTCGCCCTCGGAGTTCGACGCCATGATTGCCGCGGACGGCTTCGTGGAATGGGCCCATGTGCACGGGCACCGGTACGGCACCTCCAAAAAGGCCATCGAAGAGCGGATTGTCCAGGGGGCAGACGTCATTCTCGAAATCGACTTCCAGGGCGCGATCCAGATCCGCAAGACTTTTGCGAACGCGGTCATGATTTTCATCCTGCCGCCAAGCTGGGAAGAACTGCGCTCCCGGCTGGAGCGGCGCGGGGAAGACAGCGCCGCCGTCATCGAGCTGCGGCTGAAGAATGCCGCCGAAGAGATGGCCCGGGCGGGGGAATTCGACTTCGTTATAATCAACGAGTTATTTGAGCGCGCGCTTTTCGATCTCAAGGCGATCGTCCACGCTCAGCGGCTTCGGTACTCTGCACAGCGCCGCGCACGTGCCGACACATTCGCCGCACTGAACATCCCCTGA
- the rpoZ gene encoding DNA-directed RNA polymerase subunit omega, with product MARITVEDCLLQIPNRFQLVLAATYRARMLSQGHAPKIESKNKPAVTALREIAEGKIGIEMLKKVPG from the coding sequence ATGGCCCGCATCACCGTCGAAGATTGTCTGCTTCAGATCCCCAACCGTTTCCAACTGGTTCTGGCCGCCACCTACCGTGCGCGCATGCTGAGCCAAGGCCACGCGCCCAAGATCGAGAGCAAGAACAAGCCCGCCGTCACCGCCCTGCGCGAAATCGCCGAAGGCAAGATCGGCATCGAAATGCTCAAGAAGGTGCCGGGCTGA